A single genomic interval of Cryptosporangium phraense harbors:
- the tatA gene encoding Sec-independent protein translocase subunit TatA — MDALSPWHLLIIAACFVMLFGAKRLPDAARSLGRSARIMKAELKGMHDEPKAEASHVTDVPAEPIEAVVVEPRVVVSEDVPVTARADGTR, encoded by the coding sequence ATGGATGCGCTCAGCCCGTGGCATCTCCTGATCATCGCGGCCTGTTTCGTCATGCTCTTCGGCGCGAAGCGACTGCCTGATGCGGCTCGGTCGCTCGGCCGGTCCGCGCGCATCATGAAAGCCGAATTGAAGGGAATGCACGACGAGCCGAAGGCTGAAGCCTCTCACGTGACGGACGTTCCCGCGGAGCCGATCGAGGCCGTCGTAGTCGAGCCGCGCGTCGTGGTGTCAGAGGACGTTCCCGTCACCGCCCGCGCTGATGGCACGCGCTGA
- the tatC gene encoding twin-arginine translocase subunit TatC has protein sequence MARAEAPPADRPAEPPAPADAPPTRPNMWVRHLKELRRRAIISALAVVAGTIVAFLFHATILHALTQPYCALPSHDRLLQGQCTLIVTGVLDAFRLTIKLCLFAGILLSSPVWLYQLWRFITPGLHQHERRYASWFVGISVLLFGVGVAFAWETLTRGLQFLLGFATGGVASLLSFDSYLSFVTAMVLIFGVSFEFPLLIVSLNLVGVLSAVRLRKWSRFILFGIVVFAGGATPSPDPLTMLALAAPLALLYGGSLIFAIYHDRRKARNAVAEIPDDQPSVL, from the coding sequence ATGGCACGCGCTGAGGCTCCGCCGGCAGACCGGCCCGCCGAGCCGCCCGCTCCGGCGGACGCGCCGCCCACCCGGCCGAACATGTGGGTTCGTCATCTGAAAGAACTGCGCCGCCGAGCGATCATCTCCGCGTTGGCGGTGGTGGCCGGAACCATCGTCGCGTTCCTGTTCCACGCCACGATTCTGCACGCGCTGACTCAGCCGTACTGCGCGCTCCCCTCCCACGACCGGCTTCTGCAGGGGCAGTGCACGCTGATCGTCACCGGCGTTCTGGACGCGTTCCGGCTCACGATCAAGCTGTGCCTCTTCGCCGGGATCCTGCTGTCGTCGCCCGTGTGGCTCTACCAGTTGTGGCGATTCATCACGCCGGGACTGCACCAGCACGAACGCCGGTACGCCAGCTGGTTCGTCGGCATCTCGGTGCTGCTCTTCGGCGTGGGCGTCGCTTTCGCCTGGGAAACCCTGACGCGCGGCCTCCAGTTCCTGCTGGGATTCGCGACCGGCGGCGTGGCTTCGCTGTTGAGTTTTGACAGCTACCTCTCGTTCGTCACCGCGATGGTGCTGATCTTCGGCGTCTCCTTCGAATTCCCATTGCTGATCGTGTCGCTCAACTTGGTCGGAGTGCTTTCCGCGGTACGGCTGCGGAAATGGAGCCGATTCATTCTCTTCGGGATCGTCGTTTTCGCCGGCGGCGCTACGCCGAGCCCCGATCCACTCACGATGCTCGCTCTGGCCGCACCGCTTGCTCTGCTCTACGGCGGATCGCTGATCTTCGCGATCTATCACGACCGGAGAAAAGCGCGGAACGCCGTCGCCGAAATCCCGGACGACCAACCGTCCGTTCTCTGA
- a CDS encoding ferritin-like domain-containing protein has product MFGKQLVTNMIQRSAENAEDRRRFLLSAGALGLGVVGASVLPAGVASAETTSGPSDGAVLNFALNLEYLEAEFYSHAVHGYGLTDSLTGGTGRKGGVTGGRKVPFKTRRIRQYAQEIAGDELHHVKFLRTALGSAAVSRPSIDLRSSFTAAARAAKVIGSHDTFDPYANENNFLLAAFLFEDVGVTAYKGAAPLITNKTYLEAAAGILSVEAYHAATIRSALYEKGLSSTVAKLSAARDSLDGASDDDQGITLGGVANIVPTDSNGITFSRSYDKVLNIVYLNPAKVNKGGFYPAGVNGTLNTSS; this is encoded by the coding sequence GTGTTCGGAAAGCAGCTCGTCACCAACATGATCCAGCGCAGCGCGGAGAACGCCGAGGACCGGCGTCGCTTCCTGCTGAGCGCCGGGGCTCTCGGGCTCGGCGTCGTCGGCGCCAGCGTGCTACCCGCCGGCGTGGCGTCCGCCGAGACCACCAGCGGCCCGAGCGACGGGGCGGTGCTCAATTTCGCCCTCAACCTCGAGTACCTCGAAGCCGAGTTCTACTCGCACGCCGTACACGGGTACGGCCTGACCGACAGTCTGACCGGCGGCACCGGGCGTAAGGGTGGCGTCACGGGTGGTCGGAAGGTGCCGTTCAAGACCAGGCGCATCCGCCAGTACGCGCAGGAGATCGCCGGGGACGAACTTCACCACGTGAAGTTCCTGCGCACGGCACTCGGCTCGGCTGCTGTCTCCCGGCCGTCCATCGATCTCCGCAGCAGCTTCACCGCCGCTGCCCGCGCGGCCAAGGTGATCGGGTCGCACGACACGTTCGACCCGTACGCGAACGAGAACAACTTCCTGCTCGCCGCGTTCCTGTTCGAGGACGTCGGCGTGACGGCGTACAAGGGCGCCGCCCCGCTGATCACCAACAAGACGTATCTCGAAGCGGCCGCCGGCATCCTCTCGGTGGAGGCGTACCACGCCGCGACGATCCGCTCCGCGCTCTACGAGAAGGGGCTGTCGTCCACGGTGGCGAAGCTGTCCGCGGCCCGTGACTCCCTCGACGGCGCGAGCGACGACGACCAGGGCATCACCCTCGGCGGTGTCGCCAACATCGTTCCGACCGACAGCAACGGGATCACGTTCAGCCGGTCCTACGACAAGGTCCTGAACATCGTCTACCTGAACCCCGCGAAGGTGAACAAGGGCGGCTTCTACCCGGCCGGCGTGAACGGAACCCTCAACACCAGTTCCTGA
- a CDS encoding Nramp family divalent metal transporter — protein sequence MTQTPLAYPAEPVALRVPRRTRLRAVTAFGPAFVAAIAYVDPGNFATNFAGGASTGYRLVWVVVLANLVAMPIQYLSAKLGVVTGRSLPQAFRDVFPGVASRVMWAQAEIVAMATDLAEFVGAAIGLNLLFAVPMPIAAGLTAILAFAVLTLQRRGHRPFEIAIGSLLALICLGFLYLTVQSPPSASGTLTGLVPSFGGGDTLLLAVGIIGATVMPHAIYLHSGLMRGRSTPGDQRRVLRFARADIALAMTLAGLVNLSMLTVAATLFHHGSSDAITLGTVHAGLGRLVGGGAALAFAAALLASGISSSSVGTAAGQVVMDGFLGARLPLVVRRLITMAPAVVLLCSGIDPTRALVLSQVVLSFGIPFALVALLVLTSRRSLMGDQVNSRPMVSCMTAIVVVLTGLNLFLLAQQLS from the coding sequence ATGACCCAGACTCCTCTCGCCTACCCGGCTGAGCCGGTCGCGCTCCGGGTTCCTCGCCGCACCCGGTTGCGAGCGGTCACCGCCTTCGGCCCGGCGTTCGTGGCCGCGATCGCCTATGTCGACCCGGGCAACTTCGCGACCAACTTCGCCGGTGGGGCGAGCACCGGCTACCGGCTGGTGTGGGTGGTGGTGCTGGCCAATCTCGTCGCGATGCCGATCCAGTACCTGTCCGCGAAACTCGGCGTGGTCACGGGGCGCAGCCTCCCGCAGGCTTTCCGAGACGTCTTCCCCGGCGTCGCGTCGCGGGTGATGTGGGCGCAAGCCGAGATCGTGGCGATGGCGACCGATCTGGCGGAGTTCGTCGGTGCCGCGATCGGGTTGAACCTGCTCTTCGCCGTACCGATGCCGATCGCCGCGGGCCTGACCGCGATCCTGGCGTTCGCCGTGCTCACGCTGCAACGCCGCGGACACCGTCCGTTCGAGATCGCCATCGGCTCGCTGCTGGCCCTGATCTGCCTCGGCTTCCTCTACCTCACCGTGCAGAGCCCACCATCGGCGTCCGGGACCCTCACCGGGCTCGTGCCGAGCTTCGGCGGCGGCGACACCCTCCTGCTGGCGGTCGGCATCATCGGCGCCACCGTCATGCCACACGCCATCTACCTGCACTCGGGGCTGATGCGCGGCCGCTCCACACCCGGCGATCAGCGACGCGTGCTGCGCTTCGCACGGGCAGACATCGCCCTGGCGATGACCTTGGCCGGTCTGGTGAACCTCAGCATGCTGACGGTGGCGGCCACACTGTTCCACCACGGCTCCAGCGACGCGATCACGCTCGGCACCGTCCACGCCGGACTCGGCCGGCTGGTGGGCGGAGGTGCCGCGCTGGCCTTCGCCGCGGCTCTGCTCGCGTCGGGGATCTCGTCGTCCAGTGTCGGGACGGCGGCCGGTCAGGTCGTGATGGACGGCTTCCTCGGCGCGCGGCTACCGCTGGTCGTGCGGCGGCTGATCACGATGGCGCCGGCCGTCGTGCTGCTCTGTTCCGGCATCGACCCCACCCGTGCGCTGGTACTGAGCCAGGTCGTCCTGTCCTTCGGCATCCCGTTCGCGTTGGTCGCGCTACTCGTCCTGACCAGCCGGCGCAGCCTCATGGGCGACCAGGTCAACTCTCGGCCCATGGTGTCGTGCATGACCGCGATCGTGGTCGTGCTCACCGGCCTCAACCTCTTTCTCCTCGCCCAACAGCTCAGTTAG
- a CDS encoding twin-arginine translocase TatA/TatE family subunit: MFSNFGLGEILVIGFLALLIFGPERLPKAAGDAVRVIRQLRSMATSTINDVKADLGPDLAELDLKSMHPRHLIQKAILDDEPTPRKE, encoded by the coding sequence ATGTTCTCCAACTTCGGCCTCGGCGAGATCCTCGTCATCGGCTTCCTCGCGTTGCTCATCTTCGGTCCGGAAAGGCTGCCCAAGGCCGCCGGCGACGCCGTCCGGGTGATCCGGCAGCTGCGGTCGATGGCCACCTCGACCATCAACGACGTCAAAGCCGATCTCGGGCCCGACCTGGCCGAGCTCGACCTGAAGTCGATGCACCCGCGTCACCTCATCCAGAAAGCGATCCTCGACGACGAACCCACGCCGAGAAAGGAATGA
- a CDS encoding fasciclin domain-containing protein, producing the protein MTRVRTRLLGVTTAALLALSMAACSSDDSSDTATTSSDSTSATAMASPSESAMSADTPFGSACSAVPASGSGSFSGMAQDPVATAASNNPVLSTLVKAVTAAGLVDTLNSAKDITVFAPTNDAFAKIPAADLQKVLADKATLTKILTYHVIGQKITPDQLGTAGPFKSLQGQEVTATGSGEDFTVNTNAKVVCGNVQTANATVYLIDTVLMPK; encoded by the coding sequence ATGACTCGCGTTCGTACTCGCCTGCTCGGTGTCACCACCGCGGCTCTCCTCGCCCTCTCGATGGCGGCCTGTAGCAGCGACGACTCCTCCGACACCGCCACCACATCCAGCGACAGCACCAGTGCCACCGCGATGGCCTCCCCGTCGGAGTCGGCGATGTCCGCTGACACGCCTTTCGGCTCCGCCTGTTCTGCCGTTCCTGCCTCCGGCTCCGGCTCCTTCTCCGGCATGGCCCAGGACCCGGTCGCCACCGCAGCCAGCAACAACCCCGTGCTCTCCACGCTCGTCAAAGCCGTGACCGCCGCCGGCCTGGTCGACACGCTCAACAGCGCGAAAGACATCACCGTATTCGCACCCACCAATGACGCGTTCGCCAAGATCCCCGCCGCAGATCTCCAGAAGGTGCTGGCCGACAAAGCCACCCTCACCAAGATCCTGACCTATCACGTGATCGGCCAGAAGATCACGCCCGATCAGCTCGGCACCGCCGGCCCGTTCAAGTCCTTGCAAGGCCAGGAAGTCACCGCCACCGGTAGCGGCGAAGACTTCACCGTCAACACGAACGCCAAGGTCGTCTGCGGCAATGTCCAGACCGCGAACGCCACCGTCTACCTAATCGACACGGTGCTAATGCCGAAGTAA